The nucleotide window GTTTCGCCAGGAAGCGTTTCGAGACCATACTATGGTGTGTCGTCGTGTCGTCTGATTGTAGCTGCCGATCACTTCAACGTCGCGCTCGCGGCACGAACGAGCGGGGAGCGCCCCCCGTCGTCACTCGATCTCGACGGACTCCAGGTACGGGCCGCCGACGGACGACACCGTGTAGCTGTCCTGGTTCACACTGCTGTGGATCCCGCGCAGCGTCTGGGCGTAGTCGAGGAACACCCACGGCGCCTCCTCGTGGGCGATCTCGCTCGCCTGCTTGTACAGTTCTCTCCGTTTCGCGGTGTCGTACGTCTGTTGTCCCTCGCGGATCGTCTCGACGAACTCCCTGTTGGCCCACGCGGCGGCGTTCAGCGTGTTGAACCCCTCGGTGTCGTAGCCGACCCAGTCTTGCCCGTCCGGGATCTCGTCTACCGGGACCCCAGGGTCGAGGAGGAACGACATGAAGTTGTCCGGGTCGGCGTTGTCCGTGTACCAGCCTAGGAAACAGGCGTCGTGTTTCCCCTGGTCCGTGTAGTCCAGGAACGACGAGAACGTCGAGAACTGGTTGACCTCTACGGTGAAGCCGATCTCCTCCAAGTCGGACTTCACCTGGTTGGCCGTCTGGACCGGGCTCGGGTTGTACCCCCGCGGGTTCGAGAACGTCGCCAGTTCGAACTCGAACGGCTCGACGCCCGCCTCCTCCAGCAGTGACTGTGCCTCCTCTTTGTCCGTCTCGTACGGACTCAGGTCCTCGTTGTGACCGATCACGTCCGGCGGGAGCGGTTGGTCGGCCTCGGCGGCGAACCCCTGGTAGATCTGGTCGACGATGGCCTGTGTGTCGACGGCGTAGCTGACGGCCTGGCGCACGGCCTTCTCCCGGAACTCCTCCTTGCGGGCCATGTTGAACGCCATGTAACCGACGTTGATCCCGTTCTTCGAGAGGAGACTCGCGGAGTCGGCGTTCTGGAGCTGTTTGAACGACTGTGAGTCCAGGTTGTCCGTGATGTGGGAGTCGCCGTTGATGACGTCCGCCGCCCGCGTGGAGTTCTCCGTGATCTCCTTGAACACGACCTCGGCGACCTTCGGGCCGTCACCCCAGTAGTCCGTGTTCGCCTCCATCCGGACGCGGTTGTTCTCGTTGTCCAACTCCGCGAACTCGAACGGACCGGTGCCGACCGGTTCCTCGCCGAGCGCGACCTGTGGGTCGCCGCCGCTCTCGTACCCTTCGATCTGCGTCTTCGAGAGGATCACGGCCGCGAACATCGCCAGGTTCCGCAGGAACGGGGCGTACTGCTGTTCGAGTTCGATGGTCAGCTCGTAGTCCCCGTCCGTCTCGATGGTCTTCACCCAGTCGCCGAAGGTGAACGGGCCGTACCCCGACCGGTTCGCGTCCCCGAGGTAGTACTCGTACTCCGCGTCACTGAACCGGTCGACGGTCGCCTTCACGTCGGCGGCGGTGAACTCCTCGCCGTTGTGGAACGTCACGCCCTCGCGGAGCGTGAGCGAGGCTGTCGTCCCCTCCAGCGAGTAGTCCGTCGCCAGCCCGGCGCCGAGTTCGCCGCCCGTCCCGGGCTCGAACTTCACCAGCGGGTCGAACACCTGGTTCGACACCTTCGCCACCTCGCCGTTCGTGGTCTGTTGTGGATCGTAGTTGCCCGGGTGGTCGCCGCGTGCGTACACCAGCGTCCCGCTCACCTCGCTGCCGCCGCCGGTAGTGCCGCCCGTGCAGCCCGCCGTCGCCGCCAGCGCTCCCGTCGCAGCCGCCCCGCCGACGGCCGTCAGGAAGCTGCGTCTGCTCGTCTCGTCCTGTGACATACGTTCTCACTGGCGAGCATCGGGGCATAAAAATTCCGGAATATATCGTGTGCCTGTAAGAGACAGTTCGATTGAAGCTTCCTACGAACTTG belongs to Halobaculum sp. MBLA0143 and includes:
- a CDS encoding ABC transporter substrate-binding protein, which produces MSQDETSRRSFLTAVGGAAATGALAATAGCTGGTTGGGSEVSGTLVYARGDHPGNYDPQQTTNGEVAKVSNQVFDPLVKFEPGTGGELGAGLATDYSLEGTTASLTLREGVTFHNGEEFTAADVKATVDRFSDAEYEYYLGDANRSGYGPFTFGDWVKTIETDGDYELTIELEQQYAPFLRNLAMFAAVILSKTQIEGYESGGDPQVALGEEPVGTGPFEFAELDNENNRVRMEANTDYWGDGPKVAEVVFKEITENSTRAADVINGDSHITDNLDSQSFKQLQNADSASLLSKNGINVGYMAFNMARKEEFREKAVRQAVSYAVDTQAIVDQIYQGFAAEADQPLPPDVIGHNEDLSPYETDKEEAQSLLEEAGVEPFEFELATFSNPRGYNPSPVQTANQVKSDLEEIGFTVEVNQFSTFSSFLDYTDQGKHDACFLGWYTDNADPDNFMSFLLDPGVPVDEIPDGQDWVGYDTEGFNTLNAAAWANREFVETIREGQQTYDTAKRRELYKQASEIAHEEAPWVFLDYAQTLRGIHSSVNQDSYTVSSVGGPYLESVEIE